Within Microterricola gilva, the genomic segment GCTACCGGGCGTTGTCGAGGATCTCGTCTTCGATCTCGGAGTCGCTTCGCGTCTTGAGCGACTGCTTCGTGGCTCGTGCTGCCGCGCGCTTGCGCTCGGCCGGGTCGTCGATGTTGACAGCACGGAACTCCTGGCGCGCCGCCCACCCCAGGCCGATGAAGGCCATGATCGCGAACACGTACCACTGGAAGGCGTAGGAGAGGTGGGGCCCCTCGTCGCGTGGCGGCTTGATCACGGCGAGGGGGCGCGGATCGATCGCCTCCGGGGTCTCCGAGATCATCAAGCCGTATGCGCCGGTGTAGTTGTCGGTTCCCAGCCGTTCGGAGACCTCGTGGAGCTGAATCGTCGAGATCTGGTTGCCGCTGGAGCTGCGGCCGGCCAGCGATGGCTCTCCGGCCTTGAGCCTGGCGACGATGGTGACGGTGCCATCCGGGGCGGATGGCACGACATCCGGGGCATCCTGAGCAGAACCGGTCGGCAACCAGCCGCGGTTCACGATGAAGACGGTGCCGTCGGCCAGCTGCAGGGGAGTGAGCACCTCGAAACCGGGCATCCCGGCACGGGGGCGGGTGCGCACGAGCAGCTCGTCCTCCTGGATGTACTCACCCTCCATGACGACGGGGAGCCACTTCTGCGACTCATCGAAGCTGTCGAGCGTGGGCAGCGCCTCCGCCAGTGGAACCGGTTCGGCCGACCAGTTGTTGTCGACCCGCTGGATCTCCGCCTGCGCCTCTGCCCGCCTGGCGAGCTGCCAGTTCCCGAGGAAGACGCAGACGACCGCGAAGAGCACGGTGAGGGCCAGGTAGCCGGCCCACCGTTTGCTGAGCAGGAAGCGCCAGCCGCTCACGAGGCGTCCTCCAGCGCGCTCACGGTGAGGGGGAACTCCCTGGCTGCGAGGAAGTCGCGCAGATAGTCGACATGCTCGTCGCAGGCCAACCAAGTCTTGAACCGTTCGCCCGTGTGGATGCGCGGGTTGCGCCAATCGATTCGCCACCGCGCATCCGCTGAGCACGCGGCGCGCGAACAGGCTTCGCGGGGCAGCGCTCCGCCGAGGAGGCCCATCCCGATGAGGTCAGTCATTCTTGCGCTTCCAGGCCCTTTCGATTGCGCCGGGGCGCAGTAGGTTCGACGACTTCGCCTTCGACGGCACATTGGCAATGACGACGGCGAAGTACGGCAGCACCACGGCTCCGATTGCGGGCAGCAGCAGCCACCAGCCTTTCAGAAACAGCATGGAGAGCACGCAGAGCACACGAATCCCCATCGCAAGCGTGTATTTGAGCATGCGGTTGCGCCGCTCCACCTCAGGGGAGACGGGAAGTGACGTGATGGATTCGTGCTTCATGGCTATGCCTTAAGCCTACGTCTCCTGAGGGGTGGCGAAGACGCTCTAAACTGGGTCAGATTTGCCCGTTCGCCTCGCCAGCACTGCCCGATTGGACCACACCATGACCACGCCCCGCACAGTACTCGTCACCGGAGGGAACCGGGGCATCGGTTTCGCCATCGCCGAGGAGTTCGTGGCGCAAGGCCACCGCGTCGCCGTGACCGCCCGCTCAGGGGAGGGTCCTGCAGGATCCTTCACCGTGCAGGCCGATGTGACGGATGCCGCGTCGATCGACGCCGCATTCACCGCGATCGAGGCAGAGCTCGGCCCGGTCGAGGTGCTCGTGGCCAACGCCGGCATCACCCGCGACACGCTGCTCATGCGTATGAGCGAGGACGACTTCGTCGACGTCATCGACACGAACCTCACCGGCGCGTTCCGCGTGGTGAAGCGGGCGTCCAAGGG encodes:
- a CDS encoding SURF1 family protein, with amino-acid sequence MSGWRFLLSKRWAGYLALTVLFAVVCVFLGNWQLARRAEAQAEIQRVDNNWSAEPVPLAEALPTLDSFDESQKWLPVVMEGEYIQEDELLVRTRPRAGMPGFEVLTPLQLADGTVFIVNRGWLPTGSAQDAPDVVPSAPDGTVTIVARLKAGEPSLAGRSSSGNQISTIQLHEVSERLGTDNYTGAYGLMISETPEAIDPRPLAVIKPPRDEGPHLSYAFQWYVFAIMAFIGLGWAARQEFRAVNIDDPAERKRAAARATKQSLKTRSDSEIEDEILDNAR
- a CDS encoding DUF3099 domain-containing protein; translated protein: MKHESITSLPVSPEVERRNRMLKYTLAMGIRVLCVLSMLFLKGWWLLLPAIGAVVLPYFAVVIANVPSKAKSSNLLRPGAIERAWKRKND